The genomic interval AGGAAATGACTAAAATTTTGTTTGATCAAGGGTATATTTTAAGCTACCAGTTCAATGACGATAAAGTTCAGGGAACAATTAAGATAGCTTTAAAGTACGAAAGAGAAACAAAAGAATCAGTAATTAGAAAGATTCAACGAATCAGTACACCAGGTTTACGTAAATACGTTGGCTCTACAGAGATGCCAAGAGTGTTAAACGGACTTGGAATTGCTATTGTTTCTACATCTAAGGGTGTAATGACAAACAAAAAAGCACGTCAAGAGAATGTTGGAGGAGAAGTTTTATGTTACGTTTATTAATCTATAGAAATGAGTAGAATTGGAAAAAATCCTATTAGCATTTCACAAGGTGTAGATGTTAATGTAAAAGACAATGTAGTAACCGTAAAAGGAAAATTAGGTGAGTTAACTCAAACTATTTCTGAAGGTATTACAGTAGAAATTGAAGATGGTATTATCACTTTAGATAGAACATCAGAAAGTAAAAACCATAAAGCACAACATGGTTTAATGAGAGCTTTAATCAATAATATGATTGAAGGTGTAAGTAAAGGTTGGACAAAAGATTTAGAATTGGTTGGTGTTGGTTATAGAGCATCTAATCAAGGACAAAAACTAGATTTAGCTTTAGGTTTCTCTCATAATATCGTTTTAGAGTTAGCTCCAGAGGTTAAAATTGAGACAATATCTGAGAAAGGGAAAAACCCGATCATTAAATTATCTTCATTTGACAAACAATTAGTTGGTCAAATTGCTGCAAAGATTCGTTCTTTCAGAGCTCCAGAGCCTTATAAAGGAAAAGGTGTGAAGTTTGTTGGTGAAATATTAAGAAGAAAAGCAGGTAAATCTGCATAATATATAGCATTATGGCATTATCAAAGCTACAAAGAAGAGCTAGAATTAAGCGTAGAATTAGAAAAATCGTTTCTGGTACTGCTACTAAACCAAGATTATCGGTTTATAGAAGTAACAAGGAAATCTACGCTCAATTAGTAGACGATGTAAATGGAGTAACATTAGCTTCAGTTTCATCTAGAAATAAAGAAATAAACGCAAGTACTAAAATCGAAGCAGCAACAGCAGTTGGTAAATTAATCGCTGAAAAAGCTACTAAAGCAGGAGTTGAAACTATTGCTTTCGATAGAAACGGGTATTTATATCACGGTAGAGTTAAAGTATTAGCAGACGCTGCAAGAGAAGCGGGTTTAAAATTTTAAGAAATTATGCAAGGATATAAAAACGTAGAAAGAGTAAAACCTAGTGGGTTAGATCTTGTAGATAGATTAGTAGGAGTACAACGTGTTACTAAAGTAACAAAAGGTGGTAGAGCATTTGGTTTCTCTGCAATCGTAGTTGTTGGAGATAGTAATGGTGTTGTTGGACATGGTTTAGGTAAATCTAAAGATGTTGCATCTGCAATTGCAAAAGCAATTGAAGACGCAAAGAAAAATTTAGTTAGAATTCCTATTTTAGATGCAACTTTACCTCATGAGCAAAAAGGTAAATTTGGTGGAGCGAAAGTTTTTCTTAAGCCTGCATCTCATGGTACTGGAGTTATTGCTGGTGGTGCTGTAAGGCACGTACTAGAGTCAGTTGGTATTCATGATGTATTATCAAAATCTCAAGGATCATCAAATCCTCATAACGTAGTTAAAGCAACTTTTAATGCTTTATTACAATTACGTAGTGCAGCAGGTATTGCTAAGCAAAGAGGGATTTCTTTAGAGAAAGTATTTAACGGATAAACCTAAGAACGATGGCAAGAATAAAAGTTACACAAGTAAAAAGTCAAATCGGACGTCTTCAAAGTCAAAAAAGAACTTTAGAGGCATTAGGTTTACGTAAAATGAACCAAACTGTAGAGCATGAGGCAACTCCATCTATAGTTGGTATGGTAAATACAGTTAAACACTTAGTTTCTTTCGAAGAAATTAAATAAGATATTTAGAAAAAATGAGTTTACATAATTTAACACCAGCAGTAGGTTCCATTAAAAAAGGAAAAAGAATTGCAAGGGGTGAAGGATCTGGAAAAGGTGGTACCGCTACAAGAGGTCACAACGGACAGAAATCTCGTTCTGGTTATTCTAAAAAGATTGGTTTCGAAGGAGGGCAAATGCCACTTCAGAGACGTGTACCAAAATTTGGTTTCACAAATATTAATCGTGTTGAATATCAAGGTATCAATATCGATAAATTACAATCTTTAGTTGATAGTGGAAAGATAACAGATACAGTTACTTTAGAGACTTTAATTGCTAATAGATTGGCAAGAAAAAACGACTTAATTAAAATATTAGGTAGTGGAGAGTTAAAGGCTAAATTAAACATAACTGTACATAAATTTACAGCAACAGCAAAAGCAGCTATCGAAGCAGCTGGAGGAGAAGCTGTTACTTTATAACATCCCGTAAATGATGAATTTTATTAATAGATTAAAAGAGATTTTCAGTATTGAAGAGTTGAAGAATAAAATTCTTCTTACAATCGGTTTAATTGCTGTGTATCGTTTTATGGCTTCTGTTCCATTACCTGGAATAGATCCATTACAACTTTCAGCTTTAAAAGAGAGTACTTCTGGAGGTCTTTTAGGTTTATTGAATGCATTTACAGGAGGAGCATTTGCTAGGGCGTCAGTAATGGCTCTTGGTATTATGCCTTATATTTCTGCATCTATTGTAGTTCAGTTAATGGGAATTGCGGTTCCTTATTTACAGAAACTACAAAAAGATGGAGAAAGTGGAAGAAAAAAAATTACACAAATAACAAGATGGTTAACAATTGGTATTACGTTAGTGCAAGCACCTACGTATATTACTGCTATTAAAACACAATTTGGTTTAGGACCAGAAGCGTTTTTAGTAAGTGGTGCTACTTTTTGGATATCATCAATCATCATTTTAACTGCAGGAACAATTTTTGCAATGTGGTTAGGAGAGCGTATTACAGATAAAGGTGTTGGTAATGGTATATCATTATTAATTACTGTTGGTATTATCGCTAACTTCCCTGCTGCTTTTTTACAAGAGTTTGTTGCTAAAACAACAAATGCTGGAGCAGGTGGAATTATGATGGTTTTAATAGAAATCATTGTTTGGTTTGTAGTAATTTTATTAACTGTGCTATTAGTTACTGCTGTTCGAAAGATTGCAGTGCAGTATGCTAGAAGAACGGTTGTAGGAAATGTACAAAATGTTGCAGGTTCAAGAGATTATATCCCTTTGAAGTTGAATGCAGCAGGTGTTATGCCAATTATCTTTGCTCAAGCAATTATGTTTTTACCAGTTGCTTTAGCTCAGAGATTTCCAGCAATTGCTAGCTTACAAGATATGAATGGTTTATGGTACAATGTTATTTTTGCATTGTTAATTGTCATCTTTAGTTATTTCTATACTGCGATTACTATTCCTACGAATAAAATGGCAGATGATTTAAAAAGAAGTGGTGGTTTTATACCAGGTATTAGACCAGGAAAAGACACAGCAGATAGATTAGATTCTGTATTATCTAGAATTACGTTCCCAGGATCGTTATTTTTAGCAGCATTATCTATTTTACCAGCAATTGTAGTTCAGTTTGGAGTACAACAGAGTTGGGCCATGTTTTATGGTGGTACATCATTAATAATTATGGTTGGAGTTGCAATTGATACGTTGCAACAAATTAATTCGTACTTATTAAATCGTCATTATGATGGTTTAATGAAAGCGGGGAATAGCAACAGAAAATCGAATAAATAATATGGCTAAACAATCAGCAATTCAACAGGACGGAACAATTACAGAAGCATTATCTAATGCAATGTTTCGTGTAGAATTAGAAAATGGACATATTGTTACGGCACACATTTCTGGTAAAATGCGTATGCATTATATCAAATTATTACCTGGAGATAAGGTGAAATTAGAAATGAGTCCGTACGATTTATCAAAGGCAAGAATTACTTACAGATACTAAAAAAACAAAACAGATGAAAGTTAGAGCATCAGTTAAAAAAAGAAGTGCCGACTGCAAAATAGTTCGCAGGAAAGGTAGATTATACGTGATTAATAAACAAAATCCTAGATTTAAACAAAGACAAGGGTAATGGCAAGAATAGCAGGTATTGATATTCCAAAGAATAAAAGAGGTGTTATCGCATTAACTTACATCTTTGGTATAGGAAGCAGCAGAGCTCAAAAAGTTCTAGCAGAAGCAAAAGTAGATGAGAGCATTAAAGTTCAAGACTGGACAGATGATCAAATCGCAGCAATTAGAGAACAAGTAGGATCTTTCACAATTGAAGGTGAACTACGTTCTGAGGTACAGATTAACATCAAACGTTTGATGGATATCGGTTGTCAAAGAGGTATTCGTCACAGACTTGGTCTTCCTTTAAGAGGACAAAGAACTAAGAATAACTCTCGTACAAGAAAAGGTAAGAGAAAAACTGTAGCTAACAAGAAAAAATAAGTTAGATAAAGTAATAAAGATCTAATAATAGTGTAAACTATAAAGTTAGAAAACTAAATTACTAAAACTGAAAAATTATGGCAAAAGCAAGTTCAAAAAAGCGTAAAGTAATAATTGATGCTATTGGAGAGGCGCACGTAACTGCATCTTTTAACAACATCATTATTTCTTTAACAAATAAAAAAGGTGACGTTATTTCTTGGTCATCTGCGGGTAAAATGGGTTTTAGAGGTTCTAAAAAGAATACTCCATATGCAGCTCAATTAGCAGCAGAAGATTGTGCAAACGTTGCAAAAGAAGCAGGTTTACGTAAAGTAAAAGTGTATGTAAAAGGACCGGGTAATGGTAGAGAATCTGCTATTAGATCTATTCATAATGCAGGTATCGAAGTAACAGAAATTATTGATGTTACACCTATTCCTCATAATGGATGTCGTCCACCGAAGAGAAGAAGAGTATAATTTAATTTTTTAATTTGATAGGATCTAGATTATCGAAGGAGTAAGCCTTAATTCATAATCCCTATCTATAACAACAAAAAGAAATGGCAAGATATACAGGACCAAAAACTAAAATTGCTCGTAAGTTTGGTGAAGCAATTTTTGGAGAAGATAAAAACTTCGAAAAAAGAAATTTCCCTCCAGGACAGCATGGTAATGCAAGAAGAAGAGGAAAAAAATCTGAATATGCTACTCAATTAATGGAGAAGCAAAAAGCGAAATATACTTATGGTATTTTAGAGCGTCAATTCAGTAACTTGTTTAAACAAGCACAAGCTGCTTCTGGGATTACAGGTGAAATCTTATTACAATTATGTGAATCTCGTTTAGATAACGTTGTTTACAGAATGGGTGTTTCTAACTCTAGAAGTGGAGCTCGTCAATTAGTTTCTCACAGACATATTACTGTTAATGGAGAAATAGTTAACATTCCTTCTTATAGTTTAAAAGATGGAGATGTTGTAGCTGTAAGAGAGAAGTCTAAATCTTTAAGTGCTATTGAAAATGCATTAGCTTCTAACAGCAATGTTTTTGAATGGTTAACTTGGAATACTGATACTAAATCTGGAACTTTTGTAAAAGCACCAGAAAGATTACAAATTCCAGAAAACATCAAAGAACAATTAATCGTAGAATTATATTCTAAGTAATAAATTAAACACATTGAAATTCGGCCAAAGGGTTTATAAACATCTCTTCACGTTTATAAACCGCGCAACCGAGTAACAATTAAAACGAAGAAAAATGGCAATTTTAAATTTTCAAAAACCAGATAAGGTTATTATGATTGAATCTACTGATTTTACAGGTAGATTTGAGTTTAGACCTTTAGAACCAGGTTTTGGTTTAACAATAGGAAACGCTTTAAGAAGAGTTCTTTTATCTTCTTTAGAAGGATTTGCAATTACATCATTAAGAATTGATGGTGTAGAGCATGAATTTTCTACTGTATCTGGAGTTGTAGAAGACGTTACAGAAATTATTTTAAACTTAAAACAAGTTCGTTTTAAGAAACAAATAGAAGAAACAGATAGAGAAACTGTATCTATTTCATTATCTGGTCAAGAGCAGTTTACTGCAGGAGACTTACAGAAATTTATTTCTGGTTT from Polaribacter sejongensis carries:
- the rpsH gene encoding 30S ribosomal protein S8, translated to MYTDPIADFLTRVRNAIAAGHRVVEIPASNLKKEMTKILFDQGYILSYQFNDDKVQGTIKIALKYERETKESVIRKIQRISTPGLRKYVGSTEMPRVLNGLGIAIVSTSKGVMTNKKARQENVGGEVLCYVY
- the rplF gene encoding 50S ribosomal protein L6; the encoded protein is MSRIGKNPISISQGVDVNVKDNVVTVKGKLGELTQTISEGITVEIEDGIITLDRTSESKNHKAQHGLMRALINNMIEGVSKGWTKDLELVGVGYRASNQGQKLDLALGFSHNIVLELAPEVKIETISEKGKNPIIKLSSFDKQLVGQIAAKIRSFRAPEPYKGKGVKFVGEILRRKAGKSA
- the rplR gene encoding 50S ribosomal protein L18, with translation MALSKLQRRARIKRRIRKIVSGTATKPRLSVYRSNKEIYAQLVDDVNGVTLASVSSRNKEINASTKIEAATAVGKLIAEKATKAGVETIAFDRNGYLYHGRVKVLADAAREAGLKF
- the rpsE gene encoding 30S ribosomal protein S5, translating into MMQGYKNVERVKPSGLDLVDRLVGVQRVTKVTKGGRAFGFSAIVVVGDSNGVVGHGLGKSKDVASAIAKAIEDAKKNLVRIPILDATLPHEQKGKFGGAKVFLKPASHGTGVIAGGAVRHVLESVGIHDVLSKSQGSSNPHNVVKATFNALLQLRSAAGIAKQRGISLEKVFNG
- the rpmD gene encoding 50S ribosomal protein L30 produces the protein MARIKVTQVKSQIGRLQSQKRTLEALGLRKMNQTVEHEATPSIVGMVNTVKHLVSFEEIK
- the rplO gene encoding 50S ribosomal protein L15 translates to MSLHNLTPAVGSIKKGKRIARGEGSGKGGTATRGHNGQKSRSGYSKKIGFEGGQMPLQRRVPKFGFTNINRVEYQGINIDKLQSLVDSGKITDTVTLETLIANRLARKNDLIKILGSGELKAKLNITVHKFTATAKAAIEAAGGEAVTL
- the secY gene encoding preprotein translocase subunit SecY — translated: MNFINRLKEIFSIEELKNKILLTIGLIAVYRFMASVPLPGIDPLQLSALKESTSGGLLGLLNAFTGGAFARASVMALGIMPYISASIVVQLMGIAVPYLQKLQKDGESGRKKITQITRWLTIGITLVQAPTYITAIKTQFGLGPEAFLVSGATFWISSIIILTAGTIFAMWLGERITDKGVGNGISLLITVGIIANFPAAFLQEFVAKTTNAGAGGIMMVLIEIIVWFVVILLTVLLVTAVRKIAVQYARRTVVGNVQNVAGSRDYIPLKLNAAGVMPIIFAQAIMFLPVALAQRFPAIASLQDMNGLWYNVIFALLIVIFSYFYTAITIPTNKMADDLKRSGGFIPGIRPGKDTADRLDSVLSRITFPGSLFLAALSILPAIVVQFGVQQSWAMFYGGTSLIIMVGVAIDTLQQINSYLLNRHYDGLMKAGNSNRKSNK
- the infA gene encoding translation initiation factor IF-1, translated to MAKQSAIQQDGTITEALSNAMFRVELENGHIVTAHISGKMRMHYIKLLPGDKVKLEMSPYDLSKARITYRY
- the ykgO gene encoding type B 50S ribosomal protein L36 encodes the protein MKVRASVKKRSADCKIVRRKGRLYVINKQNPRFKQRQG
- the rpsM gene encoding 30S ribosomal protein S13 is translated as MARIAGIDIPKNKRGVIALTYIFGIGSSRAQKVLAEAKVDESIKVQDWTDDQIAAIREQVGSFTIEGELRSEVQINIKRLMDIGCQRGIRHRLGLPLRGQRTKNNSRTRKGKRKTVANKKK
- the rpsK gene encoding 30S ribosomal protein S11, whose product is MAKASSKKRKVIIDAIGEAHVTASFNNIIISLTNKKGDVISWSSAGKMGFRGSKKNTPYAAQLAAEDCANVAKEAGLRKVKVYVKGPGNGRESAIRSIHNAGIEVTEIIDVTPIPHNGCRPPKRRRV
- the rpsD gene encoding 30S ribosomal protein S4: MARYTGPKTKIARKFGEAIFGEDKNFEKRNFPPGQHGNARRRGKKSEYATQLMEKQKAKYTYGILERQFSNLFKQAQAASGITGEILLQLCESRLDNVVYRMGVSNSRSGARQLVSHRHITVNGEIVNIPSYSLKDGDVVAVREKSKSLSAIENALASNSNVFEWLTWNTDTKSGTFVKAPERLQIPENIKEQLIVELYSK